In a genomic window of Brassica rapa cultivar Chiifu-401-42 chromosome A10, CAAS_Brap_v3.01, whole genome shotgun sequence:
- the LOC103845383 gene encoding uncharacterized protein LOC103845383 yields the protein MRLFDPWPVFFKREWKRCWPFLTGFAVTGVLITKLTAGFTEEDAKNSKFVQQHRR from the exons ATGAGGTTGTTCGATCCGTGGCCAGTGTTCTTCAAGAGGGAGTGGAAACGTTGCTGGCCGTTTCTCACCGGATTCGCCGTAACCGGCGTCCTCATCACCAAGCTCACGGCTGGATTCACCG agGAAGACGCCAAGAACTCCAAGTTTGTCCAACAACACAGGCGGTAA